From a region of the Lactuca sativa cultivar Salinas chromosome 4, Lsat_Salinas_v11, whole genome shotgun sequence genome:
- the LOC111883554 gene encoding 3-oxoacyl-[acyl-carrier-protein] synthase II, chloroplastic, producing MVASAVASPLCTWLVAAYISVSGEKTNHRPSSSPAMFSSSKRLSRSARRKLPAVTDCKNFSGGGGGLMSSLCGSSITNLMTSLEPCEEYYKSKPLSSSFSILGSENSFFIFGLKNSPPSSMNRTQKRIHRTAQTGKSKTMAIATQPSKEATTKKKPITKNRRVVVTGLGVVSPVGDVADVFYENLLEGISGISEIEAFNCDQFPTKIAGEIKSFSADGWVAPKLSKRADKFMLYLLTAGKKALEDGGVTKDVMKDLDVTKCGVIIGSALGGMKIFQDGIEALMVSYKKMNPFCVPFATTNMGSAILAMDLGWMGPNYSISTACATSNFCILNAANHITRGESDMMLCGGSDSAIIPIGLGGFVACNSLSQRNSDPKRASRPWDVSRDGFVMGEGAGVLLLEELEHAKARGAKIYAEFLGGSFTSDAYHMTESRPDGTGIALCIEKALTQSGVAREDVNYINAHATSTPSGDLHEYEAIMRSFGNNSELKINSTKSIIGHLLGAAGAVEAIATVKAIQTGWLHPNMNLENPDVGVDKNVLVGAKKEQWNIKVALSNSFGFGGHNSSIVFAPYKDQ from the exons ATGGTGGCCTCCGCCGTCGCTTCCCCACTCTGTACATGGTTAGTGGCAGCTTACATCTCCGTTTCCGGCGAGAAAACCAACCACCGTCCCAGCTCATCGCCGGCGATGTTTTCTTCCTCAAAAAGACTCAGTCGGTCAGCCAGAAGAAAGCTGCCGGCGGTGACAGATTGCAAGAATTTCTCCGGTGGTGGCGGTGGATTGATGTCATCGTTATGCGGGTCTAGTATTACAAACCTGATGACATCATTGGAGCCCTGTGAGGAGTATTACAAATCTAAACCGCTGTCTTCTTCTTTCTCTATATTGGGTTCTGAAAATTCCTTCTTCATTTTCGGTTTGAAGAATTCTCCTCCCTCCTCCATGAATCGCACTCAAAAACGAATTCACCGAACTGCCCAAACCG GTAAAAGTAAAACCATGGCGATTGCTACACAACCTTCAAAAGAAGCAACAACAAAGAAGAAACCCATCACCAAGAACAGAAGAGTTGTCGTCACCGGACTTGGTGTGGTATCTCCGGTGGGTGATGTTGCCGATGTCTTCTATGAAAACTTACTCGAGGGTATTAGTGGCATAAGTGAGATCGAAGCTTTCAATTGCGATCAGTTTCCCACT AAAATTGCGGGAGAAATCAAGTCATTTTCAGCCGACGGATGGGTTGCACCAAAACTTTCAAAACGGGCAGATAAGTTTATGCTATACTTGCTGACAGCTGGCAAGAAGGCATTGGAAGATGGTGGTGTTACTAAAGATGTCATGAAAGATTTAGATGTCACAAAATGTGGTGTAATCATTGGTTCTGCTCTTGGAGGCATGAAG ATATTTCAAGATGGAATTGAAGCATTGATGGTTTCATACAAGAAGATGAATCCATTTTGTGTACCATTTGCAACAACTAACATGGGATCCGCAATTCTTGCAATGGATTTG GGGTGGATGGGACCAAATTATTCGATTTCTACAGCTTGTGCTACGAGTAACTTTTGTATACTAAATGCAGCTAATCATATTACCAGAGGTGAAAGT gatatgatgttatgtggtgGTTCAGATTCAGCCATCATTCCTATAG GGCTTGGAGGGTTTGTTGCTTGCAATTCTCTTTCACAAAGGAATAGTGATCCAAAAAGAGCGTCACGACCTTGGGACGTG AGTCGTGATGGATTTGTAATGGGAGAAGGTGCTGGTGTTCTTCTTCTAGAAGAGCTAGAACATGCTAAG GCAAGAGGTGCAAAGATTTATGCTGAATTCTTGGGCGGAAGCTTCACTAGTGATGCTTACCACATGACTGAATCTCGTCCTGATG GGACAGGAATAGCTTTGTGCATAGAAAAGGCGTTGACTCAATCTGGGGTTGCTAGAGAAGATGTAAATTACATAAATGCCCATGCTACATCTACGCCATCTGGTGATCTACACGAATATGAAGCTATCATGCGTTCTTTTGGGAACAATTCTGAG TTGAAAATAAACTCCACAAAATCGATAATTGGTCACTTGCTTGGGGCTGCTGGAGCTGTTGAAGCAATTGCTACTGTTAAG GCAATTCAAACAGGATGGCTACATCCGAACATGAATTTGGAGAATCCAGACGTGGGTGTG GATAAAAACGTGTTGGTTGGTGCAAAGAAGGAACAATGGAATATAAAGGTGGCACTATCCAACTCATTCGGCTTTGGAGGACATAATTCATCCATCGTATTCGCCCCTTACAAGGATCAGTAA
- the LOC111883560 gene encoding zinc finger BED domain-containing protein RICESLEEPER 2 isoform X2 gives MENSPDIIVVESNEGEDNAGGTNTAVGIGSTQVNKTNIKEHTPYAKRKRKKTSPAWGHFETITFADGTEGSECVHCGEKIKKLKEGTTTPLLRHVSDRLILNGGKGQSKLKVSHGKTDSSTTIQNWKFDNTRMREVISHMIMIHELPFNFVEYDLFNVVMKEANPLFNKISRVATRQDCVSSYEIGKKRIQKMLNVVNRVSITTDMWTSCQNIHYMVVTCHFVDSDYKLHKCILSFVDVPPPYSGVGIYDCLYKCLKDWNIESKVASLTVDNAKTNDVVARKLLENLNLQKKVVVGGKLFHVRCCAHILNLLVQDGLSKIIDITHNVRESVKHVNASSGRLHVFSDLSKQLSMPKKHLILDVSTRWNATYAMLSTALEFKDVFKDYADRECSYTTLPSNEDWKKVEDICLFLALFNEATQIISGSEYPTSKLFLLELYGIKESLDELVLDGNAYMKPMAVKMKKKFDKYWGPCNLLISMVAVLDPRYKTELLNFSFKAIYSNDEASTHVKLVIDTLKELFAEYVEEHRTTNVVQSSNAADGTESGASKRGPSVTTLRFGKSIRSSTAKYNQHIRSVDSIASVKSELDTYLEEGVYISEPGAYFDALGWWKEKKLNVWLLTFWQFLSQLLLLNLLSVLAEGLLIHTVPL, from the exons ATGGAAAATTCCCCTGATATTATTGTTGTTGAAAGCAACGAAGGAGAAGATAATGCAGGAGGAACCAATACGGCTGTAGGTATTGGTTCAacacaagtaaataaaacaaatatcaaagAACATACTCCATATGCTAAACGGAAAAGAAAGAAGACTTCACCAGCTTGGGGGCATTTCGAAACAATAACATTTGCAGATGGAACTGAAGGGTCTGAATGTGTTCACTGTGGTGAGAAAATTAAGAAGCTTAAGGAAGGCACGACCACACCATTGCTTAGGCATGTTAGTGATCGCCTAATATTAAATGGTGGCAAAGGTCAGTCAAAGTTAAAGGTATCACATGGAAAGACAGATTCTTCAACTACGATCCAAAATTGGAAGTTTGACAATACTAGGATGAGGGAGGTTATTTCTCACATGATTATGATTCATGAGCTACCTTTTAATTTTGTTGAATATGACTTGTTTAATGTGGTGATGAAAGAAGCTAATCCACTATTCAACAAGATCTCACGTGTTGCAACTAGACAAGATTGTGTGTCTAGTTATGAAATTGGAAAGAAAAGAATTCAAAAAATGTTAAATGTTGTCAATCGTGTGAGTATCACAACTGATATGTGGACATCATGTCAAAATATTCATTATATGGTTGTGACATGTCACTTTGTTGATTCAGATTATAAGCTTCACAAATGTATTTTGAGTTTTGTTGATGTGCCTCCACCATATTCAGGTGTTGGTATATATGATTGTTTATACAAATGTCTAAAAGATTGGAATATTGAAAGTAAGGTGGCTAGTTTGACGGTTGACAATGCTAAGACAAATGATGTGGTTGCTAGGAAGTTACTTGAAAATTTGAATCTTCAAAAGAAAGTTGTTGTTGGTGGGAAGTTATTTCATGTGCGTTGTTGTGCACATATATTAAACTTGTTAGTTCAAGATGGTTTGTCTAAAATTATAGATATAACTCACAATGTTCGTGAAAGTGTGAAACATGTAAATGCCTCGTCGGGTCGGTTACATGTCTTTAGTGATCTTTCCAAGCAATTATCCATGCCAAAGAAGCATTTAATTTTAGATGTTAGTACCCGGTGGAATGCCACATACGCTATGTTGTCTACAGCCTTGGAGTTTAAAGATGTGTTTAAGGATTATGCTGATAGAGAATGTTCATACACCACTTTGCCGAGCAACGAAGATTGGAAAAAAGTTGAAGATATTTGTTTGTTTTTAGCACTTTTCAACGAGGCTACACAAATAATTTCAG GCTCCGAGTATCCTACATCAAAACTATTTCTTCTAGAGCTATACGGAATAAAGGAATCATTAGATGAATTAGTTTTGGATGGGAATGCTTACATGAAACCGATGGCTGTTAAGATGAAAAAGAAGTTTGACAAATATTGGGGTCCTTGTAATTTGTTGATTTCCATGGTTGCTGTTTTGGACCCTAGATACAAGACAGAGTTACTTAACTTCTCTTTTAAGGCAATCTACTCTAATGATGAGGCATCTACGCATGTTAAACTTGTTATAGATACTTTGAAAGAATTGTTTGCAGAGTATGTTGAGGAGCATAGAACTACAAATGTTGTCCAATCTTCGAATGCGGCAGATGGAACTGAAAGTGGTGCATCAAAAAGAGGTCCGAGTGTTACGACTTTGAGATTTGGCAAGAGTATCAGAAGTAGTACTGCTAAATACAATCAACATATCAGAAGTGTTGATTCTATTGCTAGTGTAAAGTCAGAATTAGACACTTACCTAGAAGAAGGGGTTTATATTAGTGAGCCAGGTGCATATTTTGATGCCTTAGGGTGGTGGAAGGAGAAAAAACTTAATGTGTGGCTGCTGACATTTTGGCAATTCCTTTCACAACTGTTGCTTCTGAATCTGCTTTCAGTGTTGGCGGAAGGGTTATTGATCCACACCGTTCCTCTTTAG
- the LOC111883560 gene encoding zinc finger BED domain-containing protein RICESLEEPER 2 isoform X1 — protein MSDVSFIGPCLFNDDRYIDSHSPSDTSVDTSRMENSPDIIVVESNEGEDNAGGTNTAVGIGSTQVNKTNIKEHTPYAKRKRKKTSPAWGHFETITFADGTEGSECVHCGEKIKKLKEGTTTPLLRHVSDRLILNGGKGQSKLKVSHGKTDSSTTIQNWKFDNTRMREVISHMIMIHELPFNFVEYDLFNVVMKEANPLFNKISRVATRQDCVSSYEIGKKRIQKMLNVVNRVSITTDMWTSCQNIHYMVVTCHFVDSDYKLHKCILSFVDVPPPYSGVGIYDCLYKCLKDWNIESKVASLTVDNAKTNDVVARKLLENLNLQKKVVVGGKLFHVRCCAHILNLLVQDGLSKIIDITHNVRESVKHVNASSGRLHVFSDLSKQLSMPKKHLILDVSTRWNATYAMLSTALEFKDVFKDYADRECSYTTLPSNEDWKKVEDICLFLALFNEATQIISGSEYPTSKLFLLELYGIKESLDELVLDGNAYMKPMAVKMKKKFDKYWGPCNLLISMVAVLDPRYKTELLNFSFKAIYSNDEASTHVKLVIDTLKELFAEYVEEHRTTNVVQSSNAADGTESGASKRGPSVTTLRFGKSIRSSTAKYNQHIRSVDSIASVKSELDTYLEEGVYISEPGAYFDALGWWKEKKLNVWLLTFWQFLSQLLLLNLLSVLAEGLLIHTVPL, from the exons ATGTCTGATGTATCTTTTATTGGGCCATGTCTATTTAATGATGATCGATATATAGACTCACACTCACCATCTGATACAAGTGTAGATACTTCAAGAATGGAAAATTCCCCTGATATTATTGTTGTTGAAAGCAACGAAGGAGAAGATAATGCAGGAGGAACCAATACGGCTGTAGGTATTGGTTCAacacaagtaaataaaacaaatatcaaagAACATACTCCATATGCTAAACGGAAAAGAAAGAAGACTTCACCAGCTTGGGGGCATTTCGAAACAATAACATTTGCAGATGGAACTGAAGGGTCTGAATGTGTTCACTGTGGTGAGAAAATTAAGAAGCTTAAGGAAGGCACGACCACACCATTGCTTAGGCATGTTAGTGATCGCCTAATATTAAATGGTGGCAAAGGTCAGTCAAAGTTAAAGGTATCACATGGAAAGACAGATTCTTCAACTACGATCCAAAATTGGAAGTTTGACAATACTAGGATGAGGGAGGTTATTTCTCACATGATTATGATTCATGAGCTACCTTTTAATTTTGTTGAATATGACTTGTTTAATGTGGTGATGAAAGAAGCTAATCCACTATTCAACAAGATCTCACGTGTTGCAACTAGACAAGATTGTGTGTCTAGTTATGAAATTGGAAAGAAAAGAATTCAAAAAATGTTAAATGTTGTCAATCGTGTGAGTATCACAACTGATATGTGGACATCATGTCAAAATATTCATTATATGGTTGTGACATGTCACTTTGTTGATTCAGATTATAAGCTTCACAAATGTATTTTGAGTTTTGTTGATGTGCCTCCACCATATTCAGGTGTTGGTATATATGATTGTTTATACAAATGTCTAAAAGATTGGAATATTGAAAGTAAGGTGGCTAGTTTGACGGTTGACAATGCTAAGACAAATGATGTGGTTGCTAGGAAGTTACTTGAAAATTTGAATCTTCAAAAGAAAGTTGTTGTTGGTGGGAAGTTATTTCATGTGCGTTGTTGTGCACATATATTAAACTTGTTAGTTCAAGATGGTTTGTCTAAAATTATAGATATAACTCACAATGTTCGTGAAAGTGTGAAACATGTAAATGCCTCGTCGGGTCGGTTACATGTCTTTAGTGATCTTTCCAAGCAATTATCCATGCCAAAGAAGCATTTAATTTTAGATGTTAGTACCCGGTGGAATGCCACATACGCTATGTTGTCTACAGCCTTGGAGTTTAAAGATGTGTTTAAGGATTATGCTGATAGAGAATGTTCATACACCACTTTGCCGAGCAACGAAGATTGGAAAAAAGTTGAAGATATTTGTTTGTTTTTAGCACTTTTCAACGAGGCTACACAAATAATTTCAG GCTCCGAGTATCCTACATCAAAACTATTTCTTCTAGAGCTATACGGAATAAAGGAATCATTAGATGAATTAGTTTTGGATGGGAATGCTTACATGAAACCGATGGCTGTTAAGATGAAAAAGAAGTTTGACAAATATTGGGGTCCTTGTAATTTGTTGATTTCCATGGTTGCTGTTTTGGACCCTAGATACAAGACAGAGTTACTTAACTTCTCTTTTAAGGCAATCTACTCTAATGATGAGGCATCTACGCATGTTAAACTTGTTATAGATACTTTGAAAGAATTGTTTGCAGAGTATGTTGAGGAGCATAGAACTACAAATGTTGTCCAATCTTCGAATGCGGCAGATGGAACTGAAAGTGGTGCATCAAAAAGAGGTCCGAGTGTTACGACTTTGAGATTTGGCAAGAGTATCAGAAGTAGTACTGCTAAATACAATCAACATATCAGAAGTGTTGATTCTATTGCTAGTGTAAAGTCAGAATTAGACACTTACCTAGAAGAAGGGGTTTATATTAGTGAGCCAGGTGCATATTTTGATGCCTTAGGGTGGTGGAAGGAGAAAAAACTTAATGTGTGGCTGCTGACATTTTGGCAATTCCTTTCACAACTGTTGCTTCTGAATCTGCTTTCAGTGTTGGCGGAAGGGTTATTGATCCACACCGTTCCTCTTTAG